From the Manihot esculenta cultivar AM560-2 chromosome 14, M.esculenta_v8, whole genome shotgun sequence genome, the window tttaagattaaaatttatgtcaatatattatgattttatttaaaattatggttGAAAGATAAAaagttgatttaaaattaatattctacaatattattctaaattaggtaaaaaaaaattaacacgctattttattatttaaattttttctatggaatatgttaaatttaaagacaataacaattatgcttcaaaaaaaaaagacaataacaattaataagtCTTTCTTGCCATTAGACGCTAAACCACATAATATCTATAATAATTtaacacaaaaattaaaatttatgaaatttaaataaatatatttaagaagTAATTTGAAACaataatttgaatatgaatgtcaaaaattctttatttatttttttagttatcgAATAATATGCATTttcaataaagtaaaaaaaattttaaaaaaataaagaattagaTGCAGGGTCAGCAATCCATCGATCAGTTTCAAACTCAACCGATCCAAATtgaaattatttgatttaatttgatcacTCAAAACTGATTTTCTCCGGAGAGTTTTCCATTAGGCTTGTAAACAAATCGAGTCGAACCCAACTTTGAAGAGTTCAAACTTAGTTTATTAAAAATGTTTTGAGTTCGAGTCGAATTTGAGTTTTACTCATTTCGAACTCAACCTGAGTATTAAAAAGTTCAAacttggctcgtttagcaaacgaaTTTAGATgaatcgagcttttatcgagtttaGTCTCGAATAGTTCACGAGTAGTTGAATTcatttacatgtataatgagttttagtttaaaactaataaatttaaaactaaaataattttaattaaataagtatatctacaaattagctcgtaaatttataaatatgagtttttaaatcttaatgatccaaatatatgcaagtttaagagtgtaactaaattatatagagctgaattttaaaaaatttaggtttgactcatgaaagtatatgtagaatttgagtttatttctcttatgataatACTCTCAGCTTACTTAACGAGACTGTTCATGAGCCTATTCGCGAACCTACTCATGAACTCAGAAATGAGTCGAGCTCACGAGTCTTAGCGAGCCGAATATTATGGATCTCAAACTTGGCTCGTTTATcaaacgagcctaaaaattaagctcaaacttgactcgtttagaaatcgagtcgaaTTCGATTgagtttttatcgagtcgaactccgagtagctcacgaacgatttaattcatttataccCCTACTTCCTATAATCCCAATACCAGAGGTCGACATCTAACATCTCATTGAAACAAATAATCAAGCAAACAATTTCAACAAACCACAACGTACAaaactttaataaaaataaatacaaacaaGAAGCTATCAATTCCGTCCATTTTAACACAAACAATACTCCAGTACAAatagaaaatcaaataataaatcatatatACAAaacagtaatttattttttttacaaatatatTTAAAGTACATGTCGTGAGGAGCACTGTTCTTTGTCGAGAGAAATGGAGTGGTCTTTCTCTTCATCTCAAGGAATGCTCTTCATCAACGAGAGCAGTGGAGTCGCCTCTCATTGTCAAAAGCAATGGAGTTGCCTCTCACTGTCTTTCCATTAATTGTGAGTAGTCATTGTTGATGAGAGTAGTGGAGCATCCAAAGGAGGAAAGGTCTTCATCGACGAGAGTGACACAAGAAAAGTTGGTCTTTGTCGTGAGAGTATGAGACGACGACGAAGAAGATGCTATCAACGATTTTTAAGATGCGAGATggagatgagaaagaagaaagaggGTGGGATGGATGGCAATGTAAGGTGAAGCGAGAAAAGTGAATTTAGGGTCTGTAATCTATAGAAATTCATTGTGTAcatatatgtatgtatacagtttggttcgattttcttcattgattttagttatataatcaaatcgaatcaaaaattgaattttataaaattattaatcgaattaaattaaataatcaaatttattgattcaatttgattcggttcgatctaattaaactaaaaaaatactttttaaagcataaaaagaattttaaaattgtattaaaacgtttaatttaaaacataaaaattaaattttttattttttcggaAGGTAAAGTGATGGACATAGAAGCTGTCCAAGAAAAAgatgaataaaaagaaagagcgATATTAGCAATTTACTAGTATTATCTAACTGTGTGAGGGATGTTTTGATATTCATTtcattacttttaaatataatatagtcgtttttattataaatatcttaatatatattttaaaatttaattttataataaaatattaaaattataatattatatatgaaatatttaagtacagatatataaatcaatttataaaattaaaatttaaaaaaaatataaattaaaataaaaaatgtttcaaatataatataaaaatatatttaaaacataatttaattatatttttattataaatatcataaaatatattttataatttaattctataataaaatattaatattataatgttatatatataattgattcaatcaatttttaatttattaattatacatatataattcaatttattataataataaaaattcaaaaaatataaagaaaaataaagaaaaatatttcaaatataatataaaatcatattataaaaaaaaactttaatatttttatttttattataaatatcatAATATACGTTTTATAATTTAGTATAGCAacgtattaaaattataatattatgtatagaaaattttaatatataattaaattaatcaatttttaatttattatttatacatatataaattaaactataacAATGAAACTCAGAAAAAtgtaaatcaaaatataaaaagataatcatttttttttaaactctctgaaaaaatataactaataaaaatataatattacaattaacttatgatatttaaatatttttcttaatcttGTATGgccatatataatatttttatttttgcttgaattatttttaatagtaaagactgttttttcaaatttatttttttatgaaagtgttatattttatttattttgaaaaaatttattttcttttagtggtatctatatataagattaatggtatttatatataagagtgatattaaaataaaatttaagctaTGTAAGAACAATAAAAGAATTAtcttattttaatatgaaattgaTCTAAATTGATCTAGAGATCACAATGATTAAAATTGATaagttttatcatattttataattagtttaaattaaaaattttaattatagtaaatttattaattattttttaataattaaaataaatataatttataataaatataaatataaatattttagataattttattatttactacctggtatatacttaaattatatatgaactaaaaaataattaaaaaatattagtatttattatagaaaataattcaattaaattaataattaattaaataatttgtattttatCTCTAAATGTTATATGTTATTGTAACcatccggaaaccggaccgctaccggcgctaggatccagatcgacttaaagccgccgggacacacagcaaacctaacatacattctgtgtacctgttaaatctcataaacttcataaaatttatttaaaacatacaagaaaggtaggatctaggcttacctcttaaagatcgagagaaaatgcgatcctaacttggagatgggagaaatctaccTTACtggacctccaagctccaaaacttgctctaaacttcaaaaatcttcaaaatcaagttaaaacttgttaaaattcgaaagatttgaggaagaacatcaaaaccaaccatgggagggcatggacttaccgttggccgaaaataggggagaaaactcacccattttcggccatgggtccttttataggtgacaaggcaggccaccttcggaagccgaaggcgactccaaaacgcatgtatgttcggcggccgaacatgaggttcggcggccgaacatgagccacattcggaagcctaacgtgcccccctaaactatcccacgttcggctgccgaacttgaggttcggcggccgaacctggaaatgcctccatggtctttttcatttaaaacccaatttcttttttacttaaaaccataaaatacattaaaatattttatgaaaacatgatttttacccttttagaggtttccgacatccgagattccaccggacggtaggaatttctataccggagtctagccggatattacagttataaaattttatttttttctgattatatTAAActgcattattatttattagtatcattataaatattttaatactttttacaAAATCCATTTAATTAAAAGGAAAacttttttctataaatttattatagttttaacttttttttaagaaatttttgaattataataaaaattattataaaaatttatgaggaaaaattaagaatttgacatttatataaattctatgattaatttaattaataaaatttacattaatttgaattttttaaaaaatttaaattatctatctaataaaattattatttttattaattttaatccatAAAGAATTTTactaaaaatatctattaaaataattttattaataaaattacaaaaaaatatttaaataatatgatataataattatttgaactattttatttaactttttaaatatttaaataatattaaaatcaagataatttttaaaataaaaacaatctcttaatttcatatattattttaattttaattaaaacaatttaattaataaatatttaaaaaatatttaaataaatttagagtttcttctttttatttatacaaaatatatattataaatttaaagaatatttttatcaaattatcttataaaatggtttgattttgaatgattgtaaatttttgttagactctaaaaCTAATATTTATGTTAGATGGGTTCGTCGTAATATTATTCTAACGGCTCATATTTTgactagaaaatttattaaatataatcgtttttatttggaataatatctttttatttgataaaattttattcatgagtaattttattttaaaaaaaattatttattatattttttttaattaattgttaatTACTCAAATTTTCAATCAATACAATAGAACATATTAGACAGTCACTTCAAAAATATCCTTGCTGGCGTTATCTAAAAAGTAAATGATAGAAGGGCTATAATCTGAAATGGGCGGCATAAGCTTCCAATTCATTGTTGATCAACCGCCTACCCATAAACAAACTCTCACCATAAATGACTAAATATTAgtatgaagaagaaaaaagaaaaatgacaaAACAAAAGTCCATTGCTTGTTTCCCAACCTGGCTATAATATAATTCTACCCTTATCTCCTTTAACTCTCTGTTTGGATTGTAGTAAAGTTGAAGTAAAGCTATTAAAAGCTTTTCAATTctactaaaattaattatttaatactttCCTGAATTACAACAAATTAATAACTGttattttaaaactataaaaattaattaaaaaaaaactatttatttaGTCATTGCAAATAACGGTTTAAAATGCAaagattttaattatatttaaaattagattaaataaaataaaattaagagtaTTTGTTATAATTGATAAAAAGCAGAAAGTGTAGCAATAATGTATTGAGTGAAAGCAATTATAGCATGTGGTAATCTGTGGTGCACTTGAAGTTAGGTTAAATGTCACTATGGACCTTAtccaataaattaaatatttgatttaatgaTGAGGCAAGTGGGAATATTTTACGAAGAAGATCACTCCTTTATatagtgagcagtattcggttcaaatcgaaaaatttgatcgaatcgaattgatttaaaaattagtttgattttttatacattttagttcggttcggtttttaattttaaaaatttcagttatttcagtttgattcgattttaattagaaaaaaactaaaaacatcgaaccgattagtgataataatatgttttttcaataatttagagaaattaaattatattaagattaaaatattttaattaaattctaatatattaaaaataaagtgaaaaataaaaaaattattaaaaattgaaaccaatcaaaccgaaccgaatcaaatcggttcagttcgatttggtttttgaccaaaatcgattcggttcaatttccataaacactaaaatttcgatttttaatttattcaattcggtttgattttgaaccgaaccgaccgaatgatcACTTCTACTTCTTTCACATCTCTCACTTGAATATTGTTCATAatctcatataattttattaaaaatatcattatatgtatatatttatatttatatttatatttattttacaaaacCCAATTTAGAGAAATTATTTTGGTGAAAAATTTGtggatataaaaaaataaactaaatttataaCCTTTTAGTAAGGTCCATTATAATTGCTTATAactaatatttttcatatttttctgagatttagaatattaaaaaaaattaatcaataaaaaatattttttaataatttattttaaaaaattaactttttaataaaaaaaatcattttttacactttaaaaatcttattaaaactttagatttttagaacttatatatatatatatatatatatatatatatataatgctttcaaaaaatatatatatatatatttgttaatatattttatttttaaaattaaaattaaataataaaaaataaattatttttgatattttttcacaaaattattttttaaaaataaacaaagcctttaattttataataatttgtcTATCCTAACTTAATACGGTAATTAAATACAAGAAAAGCAatacaataaatattttctatcaaaaatatttttttaaatataaattattttttgaaaataaacagtgtcttaattttataataatttatctaaccTGACTTAATATAGTAATTAAATGCATATAATTTTCCTGATAGACTTAAATTTTGAGTCTTCACTCTCCAAATCTCTtaatattttgtaattattttttttttttaattgatatcAATCAACAATAATTAACCAGAAATCATATTTTCCATTGGGCTTTCTACAGAGCTCAGATCATGTTGGTAAAGAGTCCAAGCCCAAGAAGTGCCATACAAATGCCATTATGGAtggattttcttttctttattagtttatataaaattaagggtaaactgcaatttagtccctctagttTAGTAAAATACAATATCTCGTCCCTCTGTTACCgtaaaattttcagttaaccttccgtttattttaatgaaaatgactaaactaccctttaagtaaaaaaaaactcaaacaaACATACACTTCATCCCAAcacaggaggaggaggaggagaagggacGAAATGTTGTATTTTACTAAACTAGAGGGATTAAATTGCAGTTTAcccttttattaattaattctcttcagatttattctattttattatcCATTCACTAATTCGTCATGCATTAAGAATATATaacttttatttgttatttcctTTGttcacttttttaaatttattgtaatatataaattaattattataactttattttattattttttttttaaaaaaaaattttaatggtaTACAGACTCTTAACTCTAAGAACATAATCGCTTTGTGGTATAAATCCAACATGATTTTGCAATTTCTCCAAATAATTGGAATTAGAAGCAGAATTTGCTCATAGACTTCGACCATGTGGGGAATTGCAGTAGAAAAGAGCTGGCCTCGTACTGTTTCAAGTTGAGGCAGCATGCAAGATTCAGGGAGTTCTAAATAGTAATTATTTGAAGTTAACTTTCTAATTTGACTAAATTTTAATGAATCAAGCTTCAACTTACCAAACTAATAAACAAGATAAATCTGAGTCGAGCTAACTGTGAATCAAGTTCGAATAGGACAAAACGTAAACAGAGCTCAAATTTGAGAttagtaaaaatttaatgatcaagtttgaaatctattaaaaatgaCTTTGAATTTAGATttgtattttaagaaaaaaaaattaacataaaatattaaatttaaattcctcaaaaactaaataatatcaCATGACTTTAAAGAATAAGATTCAGTTACTAATGAGCTATAACTCTTGAAGtcattcaaaattataaaattattacacCCAGttcaactaaaaaataaaaaaaaatagttcccACCCAATTCTTACAGGAGCTGTGCAATATGACACTATTAATTTAGATGAAAACCTTCACAAACCTCACGAATTATAAGGGAAAAAACATTAGGATTTGACCTCGAATGTTAACTGAACAAAAGTTCTTTAAGatgatcaataaaaaaaaaagtgccgTATCATGGAACTCTTTCATAAAAAATAGCCTTTCCCTTCTTACATGCTTAACCAGCATGTTTTCTTGGTGATCTAAGcctaaaacaacaaatcactATCATAAGCAAAAGAACAAAATGGCAAGAAACCTGCTACCTTGAATAATATGGTGGCAATGAACAGAGTTCTAAAGCTCTAATTTGACAGTCTCTGAATTCTTATTTGTCCATGATGCTTTTATTCCTTTCCACCAATGTCGCATCCTGTTGGAGACACTGTTCACATGGCTCTTCAGTGTCTCACTTGCAGTCTTGATTCCTTCGGCAATCTTCTCTTTCCAGTCATCCTTTttgctctctttctctctcagaACTTTTGCCTGCAAGGAGTTGGTTTATTGCAGTTTAGTGAAACAGTGAGACCTTGAAAAGAAAGTTTAGCCCATTAATTTGGATGTTGTACCAATTTTGAAGGGAAGTTTGTCTcgtcatcttcatcttcatcttcatcatcatcagctTTTTCATTACCAAAGTTTTTCATGTTCATCAGATCTTCCCTTGAATACATTTGCATGTTAGGTGCTCCTGGCATCCCCTGAAGTAGATCGATACAAATCAGAAGCTAACTTGATGTAAATCATATATAGATATAATTTTGGGCAAGGAAACAATGACTACCTCCATGGATCTCAGTATTTTCTCCATTTCAACCTCTTTAGATGGTTTTGGCACAAATGGTTCTCCAGGAATCCTATCCTAAAACACAAGGGAAAAACAAAAATTACCAAAAGCTGAACTTAGAGCTTTATCATCCTCATATTTAATGTGCATATATAAGCAATATTGATAAGTGTGGCCATATAAGGTTACGAGTGTTCTGCATGATATCCTCAACCGTAGATTATTTTTAATGTTCTATGACAGGAATAACAAGACAAGTACAGCAACTAAGGAGAAGAAACATTTGAAGGTAAATGACAAATAAAATGTCATTTGATGAAGAAAGTAGATGCACAGAGAACTTATCATGgtccatttttttaaaaaaaaattacatacaaAATTATAGATTATGGCATTTCTGCAATTTAGATCTACTTTGTGCTGCAAAGAGACTTCATCCTATGAAGTTGAACATGTATaatcaaatatatattatagtTGAAACTGAAATACTGCTGTCTAATCCAGAAAAGTAATATTAGCCTACTATGCAAAATTACAGCATGCTACCAGCCTTTTCATTAGTACATTTACCCTTAATAACAACTGAACTCATTTCAAGTATGAGAATTTTGGTACATTAAAGGATCATCAATCATGCAACAAAAAGCAGATTGACATGTCACAATATTCTTGAGATAATGGTCACATATCACATAATCAACAAAAAAACCAACTTAACTGTTTTACAACAGATGCAGTTACCTTGGGAACTGGAGGTGGCTTCTTTCTGCATGCATTAGTCAGGTCTTTGCACAAATAGTTAACCACTGAATCAATGCTGGGCTTGAAGCTAAATATGTACTCAGCAATATCAGTATCAGAATTCCCCAGAACCTGCAAGACCAAGATATTATAAAATAGTGTTAAAACTTgactagaaaaatattttccagtGACCAGTTTTTTTAACTACTTCAAACATTAGAAAATGTGAAAAATGCTTTCTTGAGCCTCAGTTTAAAAACTTTATATGCAGCCAAGTTGATTTGCCATGAAAAAGCACCAATAATAAATAGAATTTCCAAAACCTCACCTCCTGACAAGTCCGCTCTATTGTCTTGCATTCAGAATTGCATTGACCTTCAGCTTCTTGTTCTACCAGCTACAAGAATACCACTTCTAGAATTTAGCAAGTCAAGGAAacattgaaaagaaaaagtatcAAAATATACCACTGATTTTCCACATCCTCAAGTCCCACTTATTTTACTGTGATTGTAAGTTGAGAATGGTGAACTTATTTTGATCAAAAAACAAATGAAACCAATGAAACTAATCTCACCTCTAATTTATCCCCTTGCTCCACTATGTCAATCTTCATTATCCAATCAGCTTCTTCCTTCTTCAAGTGACACATATTCTCTGCCATCTCAATGATTTGATACTCTGAGATCTAGCAACCCCAGAAAATGCAAAACCAAATATTCAAATCAACAATCAAATCCTACCAAGTACCAAGACCAATATAACCCAACAAAACTCAAACCAAACCCAGTTGGTCAAATTACCTTCTTGGGTAAGAACTGAGCCTTCTTTTTTTCTACCAGCTGGTACAACTCCTTTGCTACCTTTTCACATACTTGGCATTTGATGTATGGTATGTCCTCTTTTCTTGCACTAAAAACAGGTTTCTTGGCACAGAGAGAGACTGGCACACATGTTGATGCCACCAATAAAGTCACTAAAACTACCAGTATTTGCTTGATATTAGCCATGCCTCTCTCTCAAGCTGCCAAATCAAAGGCTTTATTTTTAGACCTTCCTGCATGAGTAAATGTTATAAAGGTAATATA encodes:
- the LOC110600195 gene encoding uncharacterized protein LOC110600195, encoding MANIKQILVVLVTLLVASTCVPVSLCAKKPVFSARKEDIPYIKCQVCEKVAKELYQLVEKKKAQFLPKKISEYQIIEMAENMCHLKKEEADWIMKIDIVEQGDKLELVEQEAEGQCNSECKTIERTCQEVLGNSDTDIAEYIFSFKPSIDSVVNYLCKDLTNACRKKPPPVPKDRIPGEPFVPKPSKEVEMEKILRSMEGMPGAPNMQMYSREDLMNMKNFGNEKADDDEDEDEDDETNFPSKLAKVLREKESKKDDWKEKIAEGIKTASETLKSHVNSVSNRMRHWWKGIKASWTNKNSETVKLEL